One segment of Chelonia mydas isolate rCheMyd1 chromosome 13, rCheMyd1.pri.v2, whole genome shotgun sequence DNA contains the following:
- the RAD21L1 gene encoding double-strand-break repair protein rad21-like protein 1 produces the protein MFYMHLFMNKRGPLAKIWLAAHWEKKLTKTHIFECNLETTIEKIISPKVNIALRTSGHLLLGVVRIYHRKAKYLLADCSEALVKMKMAFRPGLVDLPEESFEAAYNSITLPEEFPDFDTQLPDLNAIDVAEHFTLNQSRPEDITLPEDYRRTMLSSDGNFGEETEILRGHSFFNDGILMSTNSLLLDQSSVSLSGDKSILRDDTHGFKLDGFGDEDVPGDMIENLLRTEQNSLIYDILDMEEEVPLSQELPDDNVVVNSSYVGSVHPEENHQMSETTLLTNEKEGFTLDPVDATVVIGRRSFKRKRKLLVDVVKELSSSTIYKQLSNSMDTLTMLDLAPPTRKLMIWKKSGGVDKLLSRTTQPLINAELQMLFSNCFKYHGFKTGRKGIQTESEAEETRQERETIEMLIIEESSYLQESAHTETERTITDDSFVLALQNGRNEDANKIDEAIDMVRNDQDSEERRWSKRTLPILNTLRYINKSGVSSVSFLKLCKNDDRKQVSAKFYSFLVLKKQLAIKLTQCAPYADIIATVGPKFHII, from the exons ATGTTCTATATGCATTTGTTTATGAACAAGCGTGGGCCATTGGCCAAAATATGGCTCGCCGCTCACTGGGAGAAGAAGCTCACAAAAACTCACATATTTGAATGCAATTTGGAGACTACCATTGAAAAGATCATTTCACCAAAG gtTAACATTGCTCTGCGCACCTCAGGACACTTGCTTTTGGGAGTGGTGCGAATCTATCATAGGAAGGCAAAATACCTTTTGGCAGACTGCAGTGAAGCTTTAGTGAAAATGAAGATGGCCTTTCGTCCAG gACTTGTTGATCTTCCAGAAGAGAGCTTTGAAGCTGCTTATAATTCCATTACATTGCCTGAAGAATTTCCTGATTTTGACACACAGCTACCTGACTTGAA TGCCATTGATGTTGCTGAACACTTTACTTTGAATCAGAGCAGACCTGAAGACATCACACTTCCAGAAGATTATAGAAGGACTATGCTTTCCAGTGATGGGAATTTTG GTGAGGAGACCGAAATACTAAGAGGACATAGCTTCTTCAATGATGGCATATTAATGAGTACTAATAGTCTCTTGCTTGATCAGAGCTCAGTGAGCCTCTCTGGAGACAAATCTATACTACGTGACGACACACATGGATTCAAACTCGATGGTTTTGGAGATGAAGATGTCCCGGGGGATATGATTG AAAATCTGCTGAGGACTGAGCAAAATAGCCTAATTTATGACATTCTTGACATGGAGGAAGAAGTTCCTTTGTCACAGGAGCTTCCTGATGATAATGTAGTGG TGAATTCCAGCTATGTAGGTTCTGTGCATCCAGAAGAAAACCACCAGATGAGTGAAACTACACTGTTGACAAATGAAAAAGAAGGATTTACACTTGACCCTGTTGATGCTACAG TTGTCATAGGGAGAAGGAGCtttaaaagaaagaggaagttgcTTGTTGATGTAGTGAAGGAGCTCAGCAGCAGTACTATTTACAAACAGCTTAGCAACAGCATGGATACTCTTACTATGTTGGATCTTGCACCCCCCACAAGAAAGTTGATGATATGGAAGAAGTCAGGAGGAGTGGATAAACTTCTGTCCCGTACTACACAGCCTTTGATTAATGCTGAGCTACAAATG TTGTTTTCAAATTGCTTTAAGTATCATGGCTTTAAAACTGGAAGAAAAGGTATACAGACAGAGTCTGAAGCTGAAGAAACAAgacaagagagagagactatag AGATGTTGATAATAGAAGAGTCAAGTTACCTGCAAGAGTCAGCTCATACAGAAACTGAGAGAACTATTACTGATGATTCATTTGTGTTGGCATTACAGAATGGCAGAAATGAGGACGCTAATAAAATTGATGAGGCTATA GATATGGTGAGGAATGATCAAGACAGTGAAGAAAGAAGGTGGAGCAAAAGAACTCTTCCAATATTGAACACTTTACGG TACATCAACAAATCAGGAGTGAGTTCTGTCAGTTTTTTGAAGCTCTGTAAGAACGATGACCGGAAACAAGTTTCAGCCAAGTTTTACAGCTTCCTTGTTCTAAAGAAACAGCTGGCTATTAAGCTTACTCAGTGTGCTCCTTATGCTGATATTATAGCAACTGTGGGTCCAAAGTTCCATATTATCTGA